One window of the Pseudoxanthobacter soli DSM 19599 genome contains the following:
- a CDS encoding ATP-binding cassette domain-containing protein: MSVSAPYQAAAPASGTPSPGEAGSCFLKLTNVGKRFGGVTALDGVSLDVRRGEVLGLLGDNGAGKTTLVKVISGVHQPTSGEIHCAGEPARITSPDRAHELGIETVFQDLALVPNLPVADNFFIGRESTFDLVPGLIRILRKREMERDAAETLKQLDIHIPSLRVNVDALSGGQRQAIAIARAIRWKANLVILDEPTAALSVPEQNKVMELARRLARQGVAVIYITHNMDDVMRVTDRIAVLYRGRLAAELKTSQTNQNEIVGVIMSGKPPAAAARTA; encoded by the coding sequence ATGAGCGTTTCAGCGCCCTATCAGGCGGCCGCCCCCGCGTCCGGCACCCCGTCGCCGGGCGAGGCGGGAAGCTGCTTCCTGAAGCTGACCAATGTCGGCAAGCGCTTCGGCGGCGTCACCGCGCTCGACGGCGTGTCCCTGGACGTCCGGCGCGGCGAGGTGCTCGGCCTGCTCGGCGACAACGGCGCGGGCAAGACCACCCTCGTCAAGGTCATCTCCGGCGTGCACCAGCCGACCAGCGGCGAAATCCACTGCGCCGGCGAGCCCGCGCGCATCACCTCGCCCGACCGCGCCCACGAGCTCGGCATCGAGACGGTGTTCCAGGATCTGGCGCTGGTGCCGAACCTGCCGGTTGCCGACAATTTCTTCATCGGCCGTGAAAGCACGTTCGATCTGGTGCCCGGGCTCATCCGCATCCTCCGCAAGCGCGAGATGGAGCGCGACGCGGCCGAGACGCTGAAGCAGCTCGACATCCACATCCCCTCGCTCCGGGTCAATGTCGATGCCCTGTCCGGCGGCCAGCGGCAGGCCATCGCCATCGCCCGCGCCATCCGCTGGAAGGCCAATCTCGTCATCCTCGACGAGCCGACCGCCGCCCTCAGCGTGCCCGAGCAGAACAAGGTGATGGAACTCGCCCGCCGGCTCGCCCGCCAGGGCGTCGCGGTGATCTACATCACCCACAACATGGACGACGTGATGCGCGTCACCGACCGCATCGCGGTGCTCTATCGCGGCCGCCTCGCGGCGGAACTGAAGACGTCGCAGACCAAC
- a CDS encoding sugar phosphate isomerase/epimerase family protein translates to MITAFHSVGLPDVGILDLIPRVAAAGYRGIELNAELLPWAKPHVTPATDAATRSAIRAACAAHGLAITAVGAHIGEMVDADPAVRADAIAFVNGCTDLAADLGTGFVHILSGPQAAGARSGESWRWFADAVAATVEHARARGVEIGIEAIAGHLFCRVDDYHALRRDLPGVPFRINFDPSHLEVQGEDPGRVPAELGDLIANVHLKDGSGRFPAFAFPPLGEGNIDFPRLAALLREAGYDGAMSVEYEAQVYGFERSDDAILAEGKAFCDRLGV, encoded by the coding sequence ATGATCACCGCCTTTCACAGCGTCGGCCTGCCGGATGTCGGCATCCTCGACCTGATCCCCCGCGTCGCCGCCGCCGGCTACCGGGGCATCGAACTCAACGCCGAGCTGCTGCCGTGGGCGAAGCCCCACGTCACGCCGGCGACCGACGCGGCGACACGCTCGGCGATCCGCGCCGCCTGCGCCGCGCACGGCCTCGCCATCACCGCCGTCGGCGCGCACATCGGCGAGATGGTCGACGCCGATCCGGCCGTGCGCGCCGATGCCATCGCGTTCGTCAACGGCTGCACCGATCTCGCCGCCGACCTCGGCACCGGCTTCGTGCACATCCTGTCCGGCCCGCAGGCCGCCGGCGCGCGATCGGGCGAAAGCTGGCGCTGGTTCGCGGACGCGGTCGCCGCGACCGTCGAGCACGCCCGCGCGCGCGGCGTCGAGATCGGCATCGAGGCCATCGCCGGCCACCTGTTCTGCCGGGTGGACGATTATCACGCCCTGCGCCGTGATTTGCCGGGCGTGCCGTTCAGGATCAATTTCGACCCGAGCCACCTCGAAGTGCAGGGCGAGGACCCCGGCCGCGTTCCGGCCGAACTCGGCGACCTCATCGCCAACGTGCACCTGAAGGACGGCAGCGGCCGCTTTCCGGCGTTCGCCTTCCCGCCCCTCGGCGAGGGCAATATCGACTTCCCCCGCCTCGCCGCTCTCCTGCGCGAGGCGGGCTACGACGGCGCGATGTCGGTGGAATACGAGGCGCAGGTCTACGGCTTCGAGCGCTCCGACGACGCCATCCTCGCCGAAGGCAAGGCGTTCTGCGACCGGCTCGGCGTCTGA
- a CDS encoding Gfo/Idh/MocA family protein codes for MPSASAPRLKIGLIGAGAIMRLSHAPTIRRNPNTELTAVFDVNFENAKAIADEFGGAPYDDLEAMLGKAGVDAVIVATPNRFHEAGVVAAAAHGKHVFCEKPLSIDVAGSRRMVEACEKAGVVLQVGFNQRFWSQVQIAKELIDSGFIGKVHQIRSNYSEKSTAYPASTRYRYDLAQSGGATIIDLTIHRIDLARHLVGDYSAVFAELAHSEMTEKVDDNVWLLTRFGNGARGCLSGNRYSPNIGDGTDIYGTEGTIHIASETINPFNAVPLAVYTEKGVADLPDVLREAHYPDAWWETFKGGWIPVKPPRRSPYDAQLEAFRTSIAEHRPALVTGLDGLRAQEVIQAAYLSLDKGGWVELPLPADAPFKIPTYA; via the coding sequence ATGCCCTCCGCCTCCGCTCCCCGCCTGAAGATCGGCCTGATCGGCGCGGGCGCCATCATGCGCCTCAGCCACGCCCCGACCATCCGGCGCAATCCGAACACCGAGCTCACCGCCGTGTTCGACGTCAACTTCGAGAACGCGAAGGCCATCGCCGACGAGTTCGGCGGCGCGCCCTATGACGATCTGGAAGCGATGCTCGGCAAGGCCGGCGTGGACGCGGTGATCGTCGCCACCCCCAACCGCTTCCATGAGGCCGGCGTGGTCGCCGCCGCCGCGCATGGCAAGCACGTGTTCTGCGAAAAGCCACTCAGCATCGACGTCGCCGGCTCCCGGCGCATGGTGGAGGCCTGCGAGAAGGCCGGCGTGGTGCTCCAGGTCGGCTTCAACCAGCGCTTCTGGTCGCAGGTGCAGATCGCCAAGGAGCTGATCGATAGCGGCTTCATCGGCAAGGTTCACCAGATCCGCTCGAACTATTCGGAGAAGTCGACCGCCTACCCCGCCTCCACCCGCTACCGCTACGATCTCGCCCAGTCGGGCGGCGCCACCATCATCGACCTCACCATCCACCGCATCGATCTCGCCCGGCACCTCGTCGGCGACTATTCGGCGGTCTTCGCCGAACTCGCCCACAGCGAGATGACCGAGAAGGTCGACGACAATGTCTGGCTGCTCACCCGGTTCGGGAACGGCGCCCGCGGCTGCCTGTCGGGCAACCGCTACTCGCCGAACATCGGCGACGGCACCGACATCTACGGCACCGAGGGCACGATCCACATCGCGAGCGAGACGATCAATCCGTTCAACGCCGTGCCGCTCGCGGTCTACACAGAGAAAGGCGTGGCCGACCTGCCGGACGTGCTGCGCGAGGCACACTATCCCGATGCGTGGTGGGAGACCTTCAAGGGCGGCTGGATTCCCGTGAAGCCGCCGCGCCGCAGCCCCTACGACGCCCAGCTGGAAGCCTTCCGCACCAGCATCGCCGAGCACCGCCCGGCGCTCGTCACCGGCCTCGACGGCCTGCGCGCCCAGGAGGTGATCCAGGCGGCCTATCTGTCGCTCGACAAGGGCGGCTGGGTCGAACTTCCGCTTCCGGCCGACGCGCCGTTCAAGATCCCCACCTACGCCTGA
- a CDS encoding ABC transporter permease — protein sequence MRNIKVGDLLSRYIAYLALVVVVVVFGVLSPDRFLTTGNLGVILQNAAVLCIVAIGITFIIIGGSIDLSVGSVMAFSGAVAASLTPAFGAWAFVAAPIVGALLGAVNGSVFVFGRIPSFVVTLGMLSVARGMTILFSGGRPVPIPLTSDFYFFGTPPAPFLIALCVAVLMAALLSFTTFGRYTLAIGGDEEKTRILGVPVDGVKLAMFIVSGLLAGVGGGILTSQLGSGSPTVGVGFELLAISAVVIGGTPLTGGHGSIIGTVVGSLVITALANGLVILGVSTNVQTILTGIVLVGAVMISIRRGKMKIIK from the coding sequence ATGCGCAACATCAAGGTCGGCGACCTGCTGTCCCGATACATCGCCTATCTCGCCCTCGTGGTCGTCGTCGTGGTGTTCGGGGTGCTGTCGCCGGATCGGTTCCTGACGACCGGCAATCTCGGCGTCATCCTTCAGAACGCCGCCGTGCTCTGCATCGTGGCGATCGGCATCACCTTCATCATCATCGGCGGCAGCATCGACCTCAGCGTCGGCTCCGTGATGGCGTTCTCCGGGGCGGTCGCCGCGAGCCTCACGCCGGCGTTCGGCGCGTGGGCCTTCGTTGCCGCGCCCATCGTCGGCGCCCTGCTCGGCGCCGTGAACGGCTCGGTGTTCGTGTTCGGCCGCATTCCCTCGTTCGTCGTCACCCTCGGCATGCTCTCGGTCGCCCGCGGCATGACGATCCTGTTCTCCGGCGGCCGCCCGGTGCCGATCCCGCTGACGAGCGACTTCTATTTCTTCGGCACGCCTCCCGCGCCGTTCCTGATTGCGCTCTGCGTCGCCGTCCTGATGGCGGCCCTGCTCTCGTTCACCACCTTCGGCCGCTATACGCTGGCCATCGGCGGCGACGAGGAGAAGACCCGCATCCTCGGCGTGCCGGTGGATGGCGTGAAGCTCGCCATGTTCATCGTCTCGGGCCTGCTCGCCGGCGTCGGCGGCGGCATCCTCACCTCGCAGCTCGGCTCCGGCAGCCCGACCGTCGGCGTCGGCTTCGAGCTGCTCGCCATCTCGGCCGTGGTCATCGGCGGCACGCCGCTCACCGGCGGCCACGGCTCGATCATCGGCACCGTCGTCGGCAGCCTCGTCATCACCGCGCTCGCCAATGGCCTCGTCATTCTCGGCGTCTCGACCAACGTGCAGACCATCCTCACCGGCATCGTGCTGGTCGGCGCGGTCATGATCTCGATCCGCCGCGGCAAGATGAAGATCATCAAGTAG
- a CDS encoding ABC transporter substrate-binding protein, whose product MKLRTNRRAVLKGGAAALAAVMLSGTAMAAPIKIGASIPTLDNPFWVNAVNFAEHVAKVLNIELTVVGAENKEDKQLTDVQSLLSSGAQALVVTPQSTASAPGIIRLAARAGVPLVIVDRYPGFDPGNADAPYVAFIGPNDVTAGRDIAAHLIKDGAKKIVAIGGLPGSSVAEGREQGLREAVKDASGVEIVQYIGAGESEDAGYQAMQNLLAAHPAGSIDAVWCYNDALCLGAFRAVRQAGREKEIKLAGMDLVPQALDLIEQKTNYTFSTGGHWLQLGFGVMIAYDQLNNHPPIKPVVRLDLLGVDSGNFATFKKQFIEGEPPYDVKQYTLTNNPSATSQQFPLQTK is encoded by the coding sequence ATGAAGCTTCGCACCAACCGTCGTGCCGTGCTGAAGGGCGGCGCCGCGGCGCTCGCCGCCGTCATGCTGTCCGGCACGGCGATGGCCGCCCCGATCAAGATCGGCGCCTCGATTCCCACCCTCGACAACCCGTTCTGGGTGAACGCCGTGAATTTCGCCGAGCACGTCGCGAAGGTGCTCAACATCGAACTCACGGTGGTCGGTGCCGAGAACAAGGAAGACAAGCAGCTCACCGACGTGCAGTCGCTGCTGTCGTCCGGCGCGCAGGCGCTCGTCGTCACCCCGCAATCCACCGCGAGCGCGCCGGGCATCATCCGCCTCGCTGCCCGCGCGGGCGTTCCCCTCGTCATCGTCGACCGCTATCCGGGCTTCGATCCCGGCAACGCCGATGCGCCCTATGTCGCCTTCATCGGCCCGAACGACGTGACCGCCGGCCGCGATATCGCTGCCCACCTCATCAAGGACGGCGCGAAGAAGATCGTCGCCATCGGCGGGCTTCCCGGCTCGTCGGTCGCCGAGGGCCGCGAACAGGGCCTGCGCGAGGCCGTCAAGGACGCCTCGGGCGTCGAGATCGTGCAATATATCGGCGCCGGCGAATCCGAGGATGCCGGCTATCAGGCGATGCAGAACCTGCTGGCCGCCCACCCGGCCGGCTCCATCGACGCGGTGTGGTGCTACAACGACGCGCTCTGCCTCGGCGCCTTCCGCGCCGTGCGCCAGGCCGGCCGCGAGAAGGAAATCAAGCTCGCCGGCATGGATCTCGTGCCGCAGGCTCTCGACCTCATCGAGCAGAAGACCAACTACACCTTCTCAACCGGCGGCCACTGGCTGCAGCTCGGCTTCGGCGTGATGATCGCCTACGACCAGCTCAACAACCACCCGCCGATCAAGCCGGTGGTGCGCCTCGATCTGCTGGGCGTCGATTCCGGCAACTTCGCCACCTTCAAGAAGCAGTTCATCGAGGGCGAGCCGCCCTACGACGTGAAGCAGTACACGCTCACCAACAACCCGTCGGCGACGTCGCAGCAGTTCCCGCTCCAGACGAAGTAA